Proteins encoded by one window of Gouania willdenowi chromosome 4, fGouWil2.1, whole genome shotgun sequence:
- the osbpl9 gene encoding oxysterol-binding protein-related protein 9 isoform X3, with protein MFIGATRPEAETGLVPSVQDFDKKLAEADAYLQILIDQLKLFDEKIKDCKEDESLRKIENLKETTCNMVESIKHCIVLLQIAKDQSNEQQHANGLISTINPVDGIYQPPVDPPVADNTMPTQTTLPTDMSQVCKSDQRPSTLPVGPVVTVMGTLQTPTPNSTGSGPSGPSSGVASPAHISIPSHSVPDFSYSSSEDEFYDADEFYHSSASPKHCIDPSGPQVASPHANEDAVLKRPDTTESINSSMSNGTTEAETFDCQDDRDDDGEGESVEEHKSVIMHLLSQVRLGMDLTKVVLPTFILERRSLLEMYADFFAHPDLFVSIAEQPEPKDRMVQVVKWYLSAFHAGRKGSVAKKPYNPILGEVFYCHWDLPVETEEPSPHTETVSEGPVPWSSLNSVCFVAEQVSHHPPISAFYAECLNKKIQFNAHIWTKSKFLGMSIGVHNIGQGCVSCLEHDEHYILTFPNGYGRSILTVPWVELGGECNISCSKSGYSANIVFHTKPFYGGKKHRVTAEIFPPNDKKSFCSIEGEWNGVMYAKWASGENTTFIDTKRMGIIKKKVRKLEDQLEYESRRLWRDVTVNLKLRDIDQATEAKHRLEEKQRAEARERKENEQQWETRLFHEDGECWVYDEPLLKRIASQRQ; from the exons ATGTTCATTGGAGCAACACGGCCT GAGGCAGAGACCGGATTGGTTCCAAGTGTCCAAGATTTTGACAAGAAGCTAGCTGAAGCAGACGCCTACCTACAAATACTGATCGACCAGTTAAAG CTGTTTGATGAGAAGATCAAGGACTGCAAAGAGGATGAATCACTCAGA AAAATTGAGAATTTGAAGGAGACTACTTGT AATATGGTAGAGTCCATCAAGCACTGCATTGTACTGCTGCAAATTGCCAAG GACCAAAGTAACGAACAACAACACGCAAACGGACTTATC AGCACGATCAACCCAGTGGATGGGATCTACCAGCCCCCTGTGGACCCCCCTGTAGCCGACAACACAATGCCAACACAGACCACCCTACCTACAG ACATGTCTCAGGTGTGTAAGTCAGACCAACGTCCTTCGACATTACCTGTTGGCCCTGTTGTCACGGTGATGGGCACCCTTCAAACCCCGACTCCCAACAGCACAG GGAGTGGCCCTTCAGGCCCCAGCAGTGGCGTCGCCTCCCCGGCTCACATTTCCATCCCCTCTCACTCGGTGCCAGACTTCTCCTACTCTTCCAGTGAGGATGAGTTTTATGACGCAGACGAGTTTTACCATAGCAGTGCTTCACCGAAGCACTGCATAGA TCCCTCAGGGCCCCAGGTGGCCTCGCCCCATGCTAATGAAGACGCGGTATTAAAACGGCCTGACACCACCGAGTCCATCAACTCATCCATGTCCAACGGGACCACTGAAGCAG AAACGTTTGATTGTCAAGATGATCGCGATGACGATGGTGAGGGAGAGTCTGTGGAAGAACACAAGAGCGTCATCATGCATCTGCTTTCTCAAGTTCGTTTGGGAATGGATCTTACAAAG GTTGTCCTGCCTACTTTCATTCTGGAGAGGAGGTCCTTGTTGGAAATGTACGCAGACTTCTTTGCACATCCTGACTTATTTGTAAG TATCGCCGAGCAGCCGGAGCCAAAAGACCGCATGGTTCAGGTGGTGAAGTGGTACCTGTCAGCTTTCCACGCCGGAAGGAAAGGCTCAGTGGCAAAGAAACCGTACAACCCGATCCTGGGAGAGGTTTTCTACTGCCACTGGGATCTTCCCGTGGAGACGGAGGAGCCTTCGCCACATACG GAGACAGTTTCTGAGGGTCCAGTTCCTTGGTCCTCCCTCaacagtgtgtgttttgtggcAGAGCAGGTCTCTCACCACCCACCCA TTTCTGCATTCTACGCAGAGTGTTTAAATAAGAAGATCCAGTTCAACGCACACATCTGGACGAAGTCTAAGTTCCTCGGCATGTCCATAGGAGTCCATAACATTGGACAAG GCTGTGTATCATGTTTGGAACATGACGAGCATTACATCCTCACCTTCCCTAATGGATATGGCAG ATCCATTCTGACTGTGCCGTGGGTGGAGCTGGGTGGAGAATGCAACATCTCCTGCTCCAAGTCGGGTTACAGTGCAAACATCGTTTTTCACACCAAACCTTTCTACGGTGGAAAGAAGCACAGGGTCACCGCCGAGATTTT TCCACCAAATGACAAGAAGTCTTTCTGCTCCATCGAAGGAGAATGGAACGGAGTGATGTACGCCAAGTGGGCAAGCGGA GAGAACACAACTTTTATAGACACAAAGAGGATGGGCATCATCAAGAAGAAGGTCAGGAAGTTAGAGGACCAGCTGGAATATGAATCCAGAAG ACTTTGGAGAGATGTGACAGTAAACCTGAAACTAAGGGACATCGATCAAGCAACGGAAGCAAAACATCGACTGGAGGAGAAACAACGAGCCGAAGCCCGGGAAAGGAAGGAGAACGAACAGCAGTGGGAGACGAGG CTGTTCCATGAGGACGGGGAATGTTGGGTCTACGATGAGCCGCTTTTAAAGAGAATAGCCTCCCAAAGGCAGTGA
- the tor3a gene encoding torsin-3A → MFAPWLLLLLCSLSAEAHFFQLDSLGNVSTYYFNYIYCNIWEGDCQPHQDDDTQQVPSRDLWAGFSQDYISLLHQWYCNLGQCCESGDCRITNNITGLAFDLQTKLHGQHLAQSVVLKAIQGFINNPESNKPLTLSFHGWSGTGKNFVARMIADHLYRDGVKSECVRLFIAPFHFPHARLVDTYKGQLREAIRDMVLRCPQTLFIFDEAEKLHPGLIDAIKPYMDHYDNVDGVSYRRSIFLFLSNIGGATITDVALDFWHSGQNREDIGMEDLEHRLRTETMESQGGFAQSELMSGHLIDFFVPFLPLEYRHVKLCARDAYAARGLESDEATLDEVAKAMLYFPKEERLFSAQGCKSVPQRINFFLP, encoded by the exons ATGTTCGCTccctggctgctgctgctgctctgctctCTGTCGGCCGAGGCTCACTTCTTCCAGTTGGACAGCCTCGGTAATGTGTCCACCTACTACTTCAACTACATCTACTGCAACATCTGGGAGGGCGACTGCCAGCCCCACCAGGACGATGACACACAGCAGG ttcCCAGCAGAGACCTGTGGGCAGGATTTTCTCAGGACTACATCAGCCTGCTGCACCAGTGGTACTGTAACCTGGGCCAGTGCTGTGAGTCTGGAGACTGCAGGATAACCAACAACATTACAG GTTTGGCCTTTGACCTTCAAACCAAGCTCCATGGACAGCACCTGGCCCAGTCTGTGGTTCTCAAGGCCATACAGGGTTTCATCAACAACCCTGAGTCCAACAAACCTCTGACGCTCTCCTTCCACGGATGGTCCGGCACCGGCAAAAACTTTGTGGCGCGAATGATCGCTGACCACCTTTACAGGGACGGGGTGAAGAGCGAGTGTGTGCGTCTGTTCATTGCACCGTTCCACTTCCCGCACGCCAGACTGGTGGACACATACAAG GGGCAGCTGCGGGAGGCGATCCGGGACATGGTTCTGCGCTGCCCTCAGACTCTGTTCATCTTCGATGAGGCTGAGAAGCTCCATCCTGGTCTCATTGATGCTATCAAGCCCTACATGGATCACTATGACAACGTAGACGGAGTCAGCTACCGTAGATctatcttcctcttcctcag TAATATTGGTGGAGCAACCATTACTGACGTGGCTCTGGACTTTTGGCACTCCGGTCAGAATCGAGAGGACATCGGTATGGAAGACCTTGAGCATCGACTCAGAACAGAGACCATGGAGTCACAAG GTGGATTTGCTCAGAGTGAACTGATGTCTGGTCACCTGATTGACTTCTTTGTGCCCTTCCTGCCTCTGGAATACCGTCATGTCAAGCTCTGTGCACGCGACGCCTACGCAGCGCGAGGCCTGGAGTCGGACGAAGCCACTCTGGACGAAGTGGCCAAGGCGATGCTGTACTTTCCCAAAGAGGAGCGACTGTTCTCAGCCCAGGGATGCAAGTCTGTACCGCAGAGAATCAACTTCTTTCTGCCCTGA